CAATACGGTGTCACCCTCTGCAAAGGACAGGCCTCGACACCACGCGCCCTCGGGAAGCCCGAAGCAGGCCAGCTCCAGCCCGTTGGCGGGGGACCAAATGCGGACCGTCTTGGAGCCCGCCGAGGCGAGGTATCTGCCGCTCGTGGCGAAGGCGACACACGAGACCCTCTCGCCATGGCGGATGGTGTGCAACTCCTGGAAGATTGCGTCGTCGTGGACCACCACCCGCCCGTCCCAGCACGCGATGCCGACCGCGACGTAGCCCGGAGCCGCGGCCACCACGAACGGGCTGCGGTCCTGCGGGTAGCGGATCGTGGCCAGGCAGTCGTCCCAGCTGCGCGTCGACAGGCCTCCCACGGTGAGGCCTCGCGTGGGCCCGCCAAACACCTGCCGGATGACGGAGTTGGGCGGGCAGAATGGGGCGATGTGGTGTCGGATCGTCTTGGGGGAGCGTCCGAGGCGCTCGGCAAACTGGGGGATCAGACGTGCCAAGTCGTCGCCCCATCTCCCGAGGAGTTCGATCTTCTCTTGAGTCAGTGCGGATCGGTTAGGTCGCGGCGGCGCTGCGTCGCGCGTCCTGCCGTTGAGCATGTCCTTAATCGTCCTGCCGGCCTCGTACACCGTCCGGAGGTCCCCGTTGGCGGCCGCGAGCTCAACCCAACTAAGAAGACTGTTGCTGCCCAAGAAGTTTAAGAGCATGAGGAACAGCCCGTCGTCGTTGGGATCGACATGATCGAGATGCTGGAAGAGGAACTTGGACGCGTAGGTGGTAAAGGGGGCAGCGCTCGGGTTCCCCTGTGCCTTTCTTGCTCTGCCCTTCGCTTTCTGTGTGACCGATGCCAGGTGCTTGAGGCAAGCTGAAGCCAATCGGCGATGCGCGTCCGCCTTTGAGGGGATCAGACAAGACTCGAGCCCGCCGCGAGTTAGGAACTCTCGAGCGGTCAAGTGCACGAACTGGATTCTGTCGTGCTCGTCTACATACATGAGGTTTCCGCAATTTTTCGATATCAGGCGCCGGATGTCGCCGATCTTATCATCGGCGtcgagctcggcggcggTCTGCATCTCTGCCAAGCCGAGGGGCCTAAAGGCATAGACGGCCCAGGTGAGGACGGCCCTTGTGGATTCACTTTCCAAACCGTTCATCTCTATCTTTGTGAGAATGTCGGCATACACCGCGTCCATGTCGGCCGGGGTGCTGTTCAGGACCCTCGTGATGGCCCCCTCGCTTGTCACCTTGCGAAGCTCGGAACATATGAGTGACGCCCACAGAAAGCAGCCCGCCGACCTCGCGAGTATGTGGGATGCGAGCGCCTCGGCGGTGGGCCATCTGTCCGACGCAGGACATGGAAGGCATGCGAGGTTCTCCGCGAGCAGGAGGGAGATGTCCGCAAGGCTGTCTTGCTCCGATATGGTGTAGCTTGAAATGCTGACTCGGTAGCTGACGCTTGGGCGGTAGTTCTCCGCAGCGTCCCTGGACGTGACCAGAACTGACAGAGGCCAGTGCTCTTGGATTCCGGCTAGGAAAGCGGTCATGTCGGCCGCGCTTCTGCATTCATCCATGGCGTCAATCACCCAGAACTGGGGTCTTTCCAACTCGACTGTCAGGATCCCCGAGACGAATACTTTCTGCCACAGGGAATGCGACCCAACTTTCTCCCCGTCAAGACCGTCATCCAGCTCCGACATGACGGCCTTCAGCTTGTGGAAAACAGCAGGATGCAGCACTGCCATCTGCCACGCCAGGGACCGCAGGCAGCTGTCCACCGCGGACTTGGCGCTATCCCGCGCttggaagaagaagaagcaagGATCGAGCCCGTTGTTGCGCAGGTCACCGACAACATGGCTAGACAAGACACTCTTGCCCACACCTGGACGACCCTGAAGCCAAAGAAAAGCGGGTTCCCGTGACGCTACCCATGTCTGGTAGCAGCTCTTCTTGCCCAGCCATTCGCAGGAACCGGGAAGCTTTGCCGATGCGTGATTCCGCAGGTCATCTTCAGGGTCAGCAGGGACGCCCAGAAAGCGGGCGAGAGCACGCCGGTCCTCCTGCGACGGGACCGCGCTCTCGGCTTGCATGCGGCAGGATGCGATTACCCTCGCGAGAGCATTCCGAACGGCCACATAAGAGGGGTCCGCTCGGGTCGCGTACATGGCCACGTTGCGATGATTTGCGTCGAGAAAGGTCTGGCGCTCGTTGGGGAGGTTCATGACGGCGCTCGCCTTGTCGACGATGAGCATCTTGCGTAGCCCGACGGTCATCGGCCGCGACTCGTAAAAGGAGAACAACTGGAGGTCTTTGCTCTCTTCCGGGAAGTCCTCGCCCAGGGCTCGGATCACGTCCGATTGGGGGAACAGGTCCTCGACAAAGGGGCGAGTTCCGATCATGGCCGTATACCGGGCGAGAACCTGCGCAATGGCCGCGCCCTGATGGGGCGTTCCCAGGAAGAAGATGGAACGGACGCGATCTGCGATCGGCCCGAATGCAGCCTCTCGACGCGCGATGAGGTACGCCTGCTTGACGACAAGGCCTCCCATACTATGGGCGACAAAGATCAGGGGCGGCTAATTATCTCGTCTTCGGTCAGCAGAGCATTCGACATGCAAGTGTGAGATCCGCCCAGACTTGCCTGTCTCCCCTGGCTCATCGAAGGCGAATCATGGATGGCAACTAGTAGAGACCGAGCAAAGTCGGGAATGCTGAGGATCGACTGGCGAGTGACCGCAGCCGGGTATCCGAACGTGTGTATCCGCACGTCTGCGAAACCCTCTTCTGTGGGCAGCCATTTCTGGGGCCAGTAACATTCAGGGTCGTTTCCTTTGCTCCAGGTACTGAAGCCGTTCACACCGACGAAGACAAGATCAGCCACCGGTGCCGGGGTGAGCTCTGGATCTGGGGCATAGAGGGTCGTAAGCCTCAAGGAGCCTCTGGGAGGCTCAGCCGTATCTCTGACTCTTCCGCCTCTGTTCAAAATAAGCCGTCTCGGGCTGAAGGATCGAACGGATGGAGGACTCGCCAGGGAAGAAGTGCTGCCACTCGTCCGGCTCATACCAGGCAGTCCTTACACCTTCCGTCGAGGACAAGACAGGCGGGTTGCCAACTCAGTCACCTGAGTATTTGAGATGGGGTCTTTGTGCTCGGTTCTCTCACATAGTCTCAAGGTGATGAGGAGGCGTCGATAGGCATCAACACTCACAGGGGTTGCCGTCAGCCACAGATGGTCGACCAATCATAGGGGAATGGTAATCGGGCCCCACCGGGCCCCCTTTGGTATTAGAGAGTTAGGCGTCTATAGGCAAGAGGGGGTCAAGAACTGGTATAGATTGCACAGATGGGAACAAAAATGTGTAATTAGACCTTTGTGGACTTCCAATCATATTGGCACCAAAACACCATTTCACCTTTGGCCAACATGGCAGACAAGGCGGTTTGGGATAAGGAGATCCCAGTACCCGAGAGGGTGATCGAGTATGTGGACCAAGGAGTTCGAGACAGTAAGTCCCAGTCGCGAAATTATCCATCAGTGCTTTCTTTCCCTTGTTTTGGTCATTGACCAAGTCGGTTCCTCAAAGAACTTCCCCCCGGGACTCAGGTGCATGGCATCACTCGAAGTGGCGCCTCGTACTGGGCACGGACAGCAAAGATTGAAGCCACGGACATGGCTGGAAACCCGACTCCCTTCTTTATCAAGGCATGTCTCCTGAATGATAAGAAAGCAGGAAACACTCTCTCACCAGATAAACAGGTGCTCCAGTCTGAACAGGGAAGAGACATGGTGTCAGCGGAATACGAAGCAATGTCGTTACTATACGGCCTGAAGCCCGACATGGTCGTCGAGCCTGTGGCATGGGGCGCCTACATCGAGGAGCCAGATACGTACTTCTTTCTCTGCCGGTTCTACAACTTCTCGGAGGAGGAAGTGGAGGAAACGGAAAATGTGAAAAAGACTACCAAGAGGAGAAAAAAGGTCCCTGGCTCAGAAGACTTCCCAAAGCTTGTCGCAGAGTTTCACGGGTGCAGCCAGTCCAAGGGAGCCAAGTTCGGATTCCCCATCACCATGTACGGCGGACGAAATCCCCAGACGTTTCCCCTTTGCGAGAGCTGGGAGGAGTGCTTCTCAAGAGGGCTCGACAAGATCTTCGACATGGAGGAGCAGGCTCAGGGACCGGACGAGGAGATGCGCCAGCTGCGTGAGGGTCTCATGACCAAGGTGATACCCCGGCTCCTGCGACCCCTCGAGACGGAAGGACGAAGCGTCACCCCGACGCTGGTGCACGGGGACCTGTGGGACGACAACGTGGGTATCGACGCCGCCACTGGCCGAACCCTCGTCTTTGGCGCAACCCCCCTCTATGCCCACAACGAGTGTGAGCAAACCCTTTTCACTCTGCCCACGCGCCGCCATAAACATGGCAGAAAGGGTCTGACAGCGGTTGCGATGGCCAGATGAGCTCGGTCCATGGTGGCCGGCGCGTCATCAGATGGGACGCAAGTACGTCGAAGCGTATAGGAGGTTCTACGGGGCGTCAGAGCCAGCCGAGGAGTTTGAGGACCGGGTCCAGCTTTATGCCATGTTAGTACTTATCGCCATTTCCTTTACACATGTGCTGGTCGGTGGATCCAGAGGCTAACTAACAAGTGGGCAACACCAGCCGCTTCGACCTGCACTCATCCTCGTTATATGCGGGAAATCTTCGTTGGAGACTCCTGTAAGAAGCCTTATTTATCCTCCCTTTCCTTCTCTGCTTTTTGCAACCCTCCCTCCTGTGCACGGTTCTCATCAGTCTTGATcccgtctcgttgtcctttATTTTCCAATCTGATTCTTTCCCCTTTTCAAATTTCAGGTTTTAGAAGCATTGAAAACAATAAAAATTTACTAACCATGTACAAAATCACAGCGTGAAAGATGCAATAAGGGAGTTGCTCCAAAAATACCCTCTTGGATACGAAGGATATCTTTTGGATAAGGAAAGTGCTGCCTTGAGCGCAAACCTGATGGAAGCGAATGCCACAGCAATTGAGGCCAACAAGGCACTCAGCTTAGCTTCGGGCACTGGTGCCGGTGTAAACGTGGAAACCTACGGACCGGGGCCTGGGGTTGACACTGCTTCGGCGGAAGTGTTATCACAGTCGACGCAAAACTCAAAGTTGTAAGCATCGAGGAACGAAAGGGATGTGAGTGAAAGCTCGGTATTTTGCCACAGGACCGCAGGATCCTGAGCATCAAAAGGAATGCTAGAAATATTAGACCAAGACCAGGATCAACAAGGGAAGGTCGCGCTTTCCGGGCGGATACTGTAATTAGCAGATGAAGAGGAACCCGACTGCTTGCGGCATTGCGTGCACTGGAAGGTGCTGGACTGCACATAATTCTGTCAAGCGGGTTAGCCAGATTGGCTAATAGAAAGAAACAATGACGGTGAAGAGAAAATTGTGTGTTCCTTCGGGATTTGCCTCGTTGGTGCGAGGTGGACGAGAATTGGTTGAACATAATTGAAGACTCAAGGGAAGAGACTAAAATTACCTACTTAAGCGGCCAGGGTGCTTTACCTAATTATGTTTGTACAGTACCTTTCCTACTTGAAGCTACTACAGCTGGCAGCCGGAGAGGCCACGCCTTCCTCGAGCCTTCCACAACCGCGGTCACGCCTTTGGTTGTTCAATACGACACGGCAAGAAATTTTGATGTCTCTCTGACTGGCGTTACTTGGCAACACAGACACCAATAATTATTGGACGGTAATTATGCGGCAAAATTCTCGTTCGTCTCTGCCTTCAATTTACAAACCTTTCAGGTTCTTCGACGACCAACGCCTAAGAtaattaactattagtacaCGAATGCCGAAGTCGAATGAAGGAAACCCCGAGAAAAAGGAAGGGAAAAAGGCAccagaaagaaaagaaaaccgATGGGAATAAAATGGAAAGAGGAATATTAATAATTAAAGCAAGAAGAACAAAAACATGCAATCTATTAATTATGCGCCGGCTGTTTCCTCGACCTTCTCATGCCTCCCTCGCTCGTGCTCCTCCCTCAGCCGAGCCCTCTCGGCCTCGGTGAACAGGCCGTCGCCGGTCTTCTCGCCGAGCCTGCCCTTGTCGACGTAGTTGTCGCGCAGCCAGCGCAGCACGCCCTCGCTGCCGAGCCCCGGCGCGCGCTCGAGGTTGTGCTGCTCGACCCGGGCGACCGTGTCGAGGCCGACCTCGTCCATGCGCTCGCAGGGGCCCTTCTCGGCGTGGAAGAAGTCGCGGAACAGGGCGTCGACGTCGGCCGGCCGCGCCACGCCCTCGGCCAGCACCGCCAGCGTCTCGCGCTTGCAGGCCGCCCAGACGCGGTTGAAGACGAGGCCGGGCGACTGGAGGCCGTCGGGCACCACGACGGGGGCCAGCCCGACGCGGCGCATGTGGGCCGCCAGGAAGGGCGCGATGGCCGGGTCGGTCGCCCCGGACGACATGATCTCCACCATGCGGTTGCGCGGCGGGATCAGGTAGTGCGTGTTGAGCAGCCGGTGCGGGTGGTTCAGCGGGCCCTCGGCCGCCATCTCGGCCGTCGTcaggctgctgctgttggacGCCAGCACGCAGTCGGCGGGGAGCGACCGCTCCAGCAGCGCCAGCACCGACGTCTTGAGCGGCCGCGACTCGGGCAGGCACTCGATCGCCAGCCACGGCGCCCTGGCGAGCTCCTCGGCCGCGACCGCCCCGGCCGAGTCGCGCGCCGGCGAGCccgacgtcgccgtcgccgtccgcAGGTCCGTCGTCGTCCGCACGGGGCCCGGGTGCGTCTCGCGCGCCGCGCAGTACGCCGCCAGGTTGTCCGTCACGTACTCGGTCGCCGACCGCAGCGCCTCCGGCGAGATGTCGTAGATGGTGACCGGCCGCCGGTTCGACGCCCATACCAGCGCCACGCGCCGGCCAATGTTACCCGCCCCGACGACCAGCACGGGGCGCTGCTCGAGTGCTTGATCGCTAGGCGGCCGCCATTTCGGCTGGTTCGGCTGCTGCGGCTCCTGGGCCGCTTTCTCCTCGAAAAGGGATgatgtggtggtggtggagaaGGCCGAGCGTTGATTGGCATGttgtagtaataatagtaagcGGCCGGTTGGGTTCAAGCGAGTCGTCTCCCATGAGGCTGGCCGTGGCCATTGTTGACCTTGGGGGGAGGTTGATAATAGGGCTCGGGAGAGTGAGGGGCGCATCAGCTGCGAGATTCCCGAGTTGGACGGGCCTCTCATCATGACAAGGCCCCTCACAGCCAAGCCCCGCGATCCACTCATATTTATCATGTGTTTGTTGACAAGCCTCGCTGTCTTTTTGATGACCGCGGTTTCACGAAACAATGATAATTATTTGGATTTTTGGTTTGTAGGTGTTGCTAATACTCTGCCTCGAACTGTTCCAAACAGTAATAACCCTGGATTGGTTCTATGTGCGACAGAGGACGTCATCGGTGTTATTAAGTTCTTTTAATACCGTCTAAGCCCTCCGCGTGCGGTTCTATCTCGGTGGGGTGACGAACATCTGACGATCTTGGATCTTGTCTTCCCCGCACGCGCAGTAATTAGCCTCTACAGTATATTTGTGCCGCAAATCGCAACTTCTTCAAATCACCTCATCCATTCATTTTGGAGGGCATAGCCTGATTCATTCA
This genomic window from Thermothelomyces thermophilus ATCC 42464 chromosome 1, complete sequence contains:
- a CDS encoding 3-hydroxyacyl-CoA dehydrogenase-like protein — translated: MRGPSNSGISQLMRPSLSRALLSTSPQGQQWPRPASWETTRLNPTGRLLLLLQHANQRSAFSTTTTSSLFEEKAAQEPQQPNQPKWRPPSDQALEQRPVLVVGAGNIGRRVALVWASNRRPVTIYDISPEALRSATEYVTDNLAAYCAARETHPGPVRTTTDLRTATATSGSPARDSAGAVAAEELARAPWLAIECLPESRPLKTSVLALLERSLPADCVLASNSSSLTTAEMAAEGPLNHPHRLLNTHYLIPPRNRMVEIMSSGATDPAIAPFLAAHMRRVGLAPVVVPDGLQSPGLVFNRVWAACKRETLAVLAEGVARPADVDALFRDFFHAEKGPCERMDEVGLDTVARVEQHNLERAPGLGSEGVLRWLRDNYVDKGRLGEKTGDGLFTEAERARLREEHERGRHEKVEETAGA